TCTGTTAGTGGATAATTAAGTTTTCCGTTCTTAACTAATTTATCTCTATCAACACTTGCATTATCTCCAATAACAATGTGCGTTGGGATTAAACTATTATTAAACTCAACCCCGTACCAAAACATATTTTTATAGATATTTGCATTACCTTCATTTACTGAAATTCTTAATTTATTACCTTCTAATAGCGGTTCATGTGAAACAGAATTATATTTATTAAAATAAAGTTCACCCATATCCGTAAGCGGAAATAAAATATATTTATTAAAATCTGCCATTTTCATATTTAAAAAAGTATAATTTCTATTTGTTGGAAAAGTTCCTTCCAACTTATTGTGATCAATTGAAAATAAAAAAGCTCTGTGCATTCCGTTAGAAATTCCACCCGCAATAATTTCCTTAATTCCATCTTTATTAAAATCACTTAAAACTGCACCAACAATTCCACCGGAATGCCAAAGAATTTTGCTGATTTGTTTTCCGGTTCTAAGATTTAATTTCATAATTCCATTTGGGTAATAATTATTGTGCTGAAAAAAAATTAATATTTCAATTTCACTCCCATTATGAATTGTATCTATAATTCCATTAATTCCAAAACGGCCAGTAAATTTTTCATTATTCGTTTCAACACTATCGTGATGGAAATATTTCCAAATTTCTTCACCTTTATGATTGAACAAAATCAATGGTGCATAATCTTCAGCATAAGTTAATAAAACTTCATTTTTTCCATCGCCGTCATAGTCATAAATATTTGCAAAATTTTTTATTGAAACCGGTGAATCCTTAAATCTTGCATTCAAAATGTAAGATAAATCAGCTGATTTTTTTAACCATAAAACTTCATTCTTACTATTTTTAATTACATAACTTCTATTTTCAATTTCAATTTTGAAGGGATTTTTATCAATATTCAAAAAATAAAATATTGGAAAAGCAGTTATTACTAAACTCAAAAACAGAACAACAAATTTACTTTTAAGAAATTTTTTTGCACTCCATAATAAAATATTTTGTTTTTCAATTTTAATAATATCTCGTCTGTTTAAAACATCTGAAATATTTTTAACCGGCAAAATTTCAAGTTTACGATTTGGATAATTTTCTGATAAATCGTCAAATTCACTTTCTAAATTTTTGAAATCAGAAAACGGAAGAATAAATTTTGCTGAAGTAGAATAAAAAGCAATTCTTGATTTTGGCTTAATAATATCTTCACCTATTCCACCAATTTCACCATTTTTATTTACCGAGCCGGTAGCAATTATTTCATTTTCGTAAGATATTTTTTCTCTCAAATCATAAAATCTATATAGTTCATTTATAAAACCAATTGTAAGTGCAACTCCTAAAGAATCGCCTTCATAAATTCCTAATTTATTAACAAACTTAATTGTTACTTCCAAGTTTGGAAAAAATTTGCCAAAATTTGCAATGAAGAAATTTTCAGAAAATTTCCAAGAAGTATCAATTTGATGTTGAAGTTTTTCTTCTAAATGCGGCAAACTTGGTGAAATAATAAAATCAACTTTTTCAGAATTTCTATTTTTGTTTATTGAAATTTGCAAATATTCAACTGCACCAAAATTTTCAAACTGATTTTTTGATTTTTCTATTACGGGAAAACTTAAGTTACCTTTTATATTATTTCCTTTAAGAACAGAATCTAAAATATTAAGTTCGGATTCAATTCGGTTAATGTTCTTTTTTACAATTTCTAATGTTTCTAATTCCGGAATGTATTTGTAAAACTTTTTTATTGTACCAATTATTTTTATTGTATGATTTGGCTCAATTCCAAATGCGGAATAAAGATTTAAGGATTCAATTAAATGCGGTAAAAGTTCTAAACAATAAACTACTTTTAAATTTTCATCATCTTCAAAAGATAATTCTTCCAGAAATTCAATAAGTAAAAGAATTGATTTCCTTACAGATTTTTCATTCTGATGAATTTCTAAAAATTGATTTTTCCTTTCTTCAAAGTGAAATGAATTCATTTTTCAAATTAGTGAATTTAGTTTTGAGTAATATTTATAAATACTTTAATACTAAACTGATTTTCTGAACAATAATTTAATTCTTTTTTTGCTAAAAGTTTCTGATTATGTTTGCAAAATATTTTTTGGTATAAATAATTGATTAATTGTTTAAGAAGAATTATAAAAAAGTATTATGTTGTTACAATTGTAAATTACACGGCAATATTTTTTTATTTTTGTTATCCACTTTTAAAGTACAGCGAATCTCCGTTTCATCAATCCAACACAAATGATTTCATTTATTCTTTACCGATTTCGGAATTTGCAATTATTCCCGGGAAAGTAAATAGTCCACAAAAAACAAATGGAAATGAAACAAGTGTTGAAAATATTAAATATGTTCAAATTTCATTAAATGATTTTGATTTAAAATCTCATCTAAAATATTTTAATTATCAAATCGTTAAAACTGATTACCACAAATTAAATTTTGTTTTCAATCAAATAATTTCACGTGCACCTCCAAGTAATATTTTTTCAGTTTAAAAATTCCAATAATTCCTAAAAAACTAAAATTTACTTTGAGGTAAAAAATGTCAAATAATTTAAATGAAAATAAAGATGAAAAAATTACTAAAAATGATGTCGTGTTAGAATTGTTAAAACTGCTTGGACCAATAGTTTTAATTATTGCAATTTATTATTTCTTTTTTGCGTAATAAAAAATTTGGTTGTCTCAAAATATTTTGAGGCAACCAATTATTATAGTTTATTGTTTTTCCAGCCAAGCGATAGCTAAATTCGGATCACTGAAAACATTAACTTTTACTCCCATCCCTTGGTAACGTTCAATTATTTTTTTCATATTCATTTGTCCTACAACTTTTTCCGGTAAAATAATTGCCCAAAATTTCCAACCGGCTTTAAATATTTTTGGTTCCCAATTTGCATGTGCCCAATCCAAATCATCTTGCTTTAAAGCAGAATTTCCTCTGTCATCGGAAAGCCATTTTGTACATTTATTTTGAACAAAAACATCCGCAGCTTTAAGCATAAAATTTCTAAAATTATCACCAAATAAAAATTTTTTTATTTCGTGATGAACAATTCTTTTTTCTGGATAATATTTTAAAGTTGCGAATTCTGTATCAAGAACTGTTTGCATCAAACCTCCATAAATTATTTTTCACTAATTATAATCGGATAATTATAACTTATGTTAAGAAATTATTTCAAAATGTGATATTAATTTCACTCTGAAATCTATTCTTTAGAGATTTAACTAAAATATATTATAATTAAAATGTTGATTTAATTTTTCTAAACCTTATTGAGGATAAATGGTAAATAAAGAAGATTTAAAAATGCTGAGAGAAATGGTAAAAGATTTTACAGATTCGGAAATAAGACCTTTAGCTGCTCAGATTGATCAAAATGAAGAAATTCCTAAAGAATTGATAAATAAAATTGCAGAAGTTGGAATGCTTGGAACTGCTTTTCCTGAAGAATACGGCGGCGGAGGTTTCGGAGAATATGGATTTTGCATTGCTCAAGAAGAAGTTACAAAAGCTTGCGGCTCAACCGCAACATTTATTGGTGCGCATCAATCAATTGGAACAAATGCAATTTACATTGGCGGGTCAGAAGATTTAAAATATAAATATATGCATGATTTAACTGCTGGCAAAAAAATTGCAGCATTTGCTTTAACAGAGCCAGATGCTGGATCAGATGCATTTAATTTACAAACAACTGCAAAATTTGATGGAACAAAATGGATATTAAATGGTCAAAAATTGTGGATTACAAACGCAGCAATTGCTGATGTTTATTCGGTATTTGCAAGAACAGAAAAAGGCATTACTGGATTTGTGGTTGAAAGAAATTTCCCCGGAATTATTGTTGGTGCAAATGAAAAAAAATTAGGAATTAAAGGAAGTGTTACAAATACTTTAACTTTCGAAAATGTTGAAGTTCCTCAAGAAAATATAATTGGTGCTGATGGTAGAGGTTTTGCAATAGCTATGAAAACTTTGGATGCTGGAAGAATTGGAATTGGTGCCGCAAGTGTTGGCGCAGCAAAAGAAATGTTAAGACTTTCTGTTGAATATGCAAATCAAAGAAAACAATTTGGGCAACCGATTTCAAAATTTGAAGGAATTCAATTTATGATTTCGGAAATGACAACAAAAATTTACGCAATGGAAAGTATTCTTTACCGCGCTGCCGAAAAATATGATAATAAAGATGAAGTTATGCAAGAAGCCGCAATGGTTAAATTATTTTGCTCGGAAGCAGTTTCAGAAGTTGCTGATATGGCATTGCAGATTCATGGCGGAATGGGATTTTCAAAAGAATTATCGATCGAAAGATTTTATAGAGATGCAAGAATATTAAGAATTTTTGAAGGCACAAGCGAAATTCAAAAATTAGTTATAAGCAGAAAAACAATAAAAAATAATGGAATTTGGAAAATATAAATGAGAAAAATTTTAGTAATTCCTTCAATTGATATTAAGGATAGAAAAACAGTAAGAGTTGTTCAAGGAATTCCCGAACTCGATTGTAAGGAATATGGAAACGATCCGGTTGAAATGGCAATGATTTGGAGATCGGAAAATGCAAAAGTAATCCACGTTGTAGATTTTGATTTATCGCGTGAGCACTCAAGAAAAAATTTAGATTTAATCGGAGAAATTTGTAATTCGGTAATTATCCCAATTGAATTTGGTGGAGGTATAACTAATATTGATGATGCTGAAGAAATTTTAAACTTAGGGGTTTTCCGTTTAGTAATTGGTTCGCTTGCATTTTCTAATCCTAAAGAATTTAAGAGAATTTTTGAAAAATTTGGTCCACTTAAAATTTCTGCTGCAATTGATGTTGTAAATGATGAACTTGTAGTTCATGCTAGAAAAGAAAAAGCCGGAATTTCTGCCGTAGAATTTTCAAAAAAATTATCTGAAATTGGAGTTAACCGTTTTGTAGTAACTGATGTTTTACGAAATGGAATGCTTGATGGACCCAATATAGAATTATGCAAAAAAATTGCCGACGCAACAAATACAAAAGTTACACTTTCCGGCGGAGTTTCTGGATTTGATGACTTAATGAAAGTACAAGAAAATGCTGAGTGCGGAATTGATTCGGTAATTATTGGTCGAGCACTTTATGAAAATAAATTTCCGTGTCAAAAAATTTGGAGAGTTGCGGAATCTGGAATTTTTGATTAAGTTGAAATTATAAGAAATCCTTAAATTTCAAAAATAAGTTTTAACATAAAGAATATTAAAAATCCATGATTTAATATAGGAGGTACGAAATGGAATCAATAACAAAAATATTAGTTCCAGTTGATTTCTCCAATTATTCAAAAAATGCACTTCGGTATGCAGTAAACTTTTCCAAAAAATTTAATTCAAAAATTTATCTCGTTTATGTTGTTGAGCCGGTTATTTATCCTTCTGATTTCAGCATGGGACAAGTAACTTTTCCCGTAACGGATACTGAATTAAATGAACGTGCAAAAGAAGAATTAGAAACTTTAGCAAAAGAAGAGATCGGTTCTGAAATTCAAGTGGAAACAATAATTAGAACCGGAAAACCATTTGTTGAAATTAACGAAACAGCAAGAGAATTGGATATCGATTTAATTATAATTGCGACACATGGCCACACCGGAATGGAGCATTTGCTTTTTGGAAGTACAGCAGAAAAAGTTGTACGTAAAGCTCCATGTCCAGTTCTAACTTTGCGTGAACCTATAAAAGGATATAAATTTAATCCAAACGAAAAGTAATTTCTTAAATATTTAATATCGTTCTTTAATCAAAAATTTATGATGAAAATCATTCCGATTATTTTATTTGCGTTTTTTATAAATATAAATTCTCAAGAAAATATTGAATTTTCTGAATGGGAACTAGTTGTTTCAAATCAACAATTTCCCGAAGGAATAACTTATGATCAAAAAGGAAATTTATATTCTTCAAATTGCAACGGAAATTGGTTAACAAGAATATCCGAAACAAATATTGATACTTTTCTTCTTGCTTCAGATTCAACATTTCAAAAAACCAACGGAATGTTCGCAATACCGGATGGATCAATATTGGCAACTGATTTTGGAAAAGGTGTAATTTTAAAAATTGATGAAAATCGAAAAACGCATATTTTAATTAATGGATTTGAGGGGAAAAAATTTAACAGACCAAATGATTTGACAATTGATGAAAATGGAAATTTATTTTTTACAGATCCAAAAACTTGGGGACCCGAAATTTTTGACGGCAGAGTTTTCTATTATAATTTTTCTACTAATTTGCTTAAACAAGTTTTAGATAGTATTGCATTTCCAAACGGAATTGGAATTTCTCCAAAAGATGGAAGATTATATTTATCAGAATCCGCAAAATCAAGAATCTTAAGTTTTAAATTAAATTCTAATGGAACTTTAGAAGATAAAAAAATATTTGTGGTAATTCCCGGCGGAGATCCGGATGGTTTAAATTTTGATGAAGAAGGAAATTTATACGTTGCGCATTTTGGCGGTGGAAATATTTATGTAATTTCTCCCGAAGGAAAAATTTTGAAGAAAGTTAAAACTCCCGGATTAAAACCAAGCAATGTTGAATTTGCTGGAAAAGATTTAATGACTTTTTACATTACTGAAGACGAAACAAATTCAATTTACAAATGCAGAGTTAACAAAAAAGGATTTAATATTTTCTAAATAAAAAATTGCAAGATTTCCAAGATTGCAAAATTACAAGATTTGAAAAGAATGATTAATAAATAAAAACCTCCAAGATTTTGCAAACCTTGGAGGTTAAATTAAACTCAAAAGAAAAATTAAATTAAGCTCTCAACTTTTCAACAACCATTTTTTCATCCATTCCCAAATTTTTAAATACCGGTTTTAGATCATCTAAAGAATTCATTGGTCCGGATATTTTACCAACAAGTTTAGCAACATTTAAATATGAATCAATTCCCGGAATAATTTTAGCAAGTTTATCAAAATCGCTTTTTTTTCAGTCAACATCATTTAGTTTTTGTTATCTAACTTTGCAAGTGATGTTTTTGCGGTTTCCACTAATTTACTATTCGGAAATTCATTTACAATTTTCGTCCAATTTAATTTTGCTTTATCAAAATTACCTTTTCTTGCTTCCATTACTCCAAGATTATAAATTGCTTCAACACTTTTAGGATTTACTTCCAAAATTTTATAAATATAATTTTCAGCTTCAGCAAAATTATTTTGCTCAAATTGAATAATTGCCAAACTCATTAAAATATCTGTTCGTTTGGAATCCTTTGATAAAATTGTTTTATATAGCTCAATTGATTTTTGCGGATTATGCGAACCGTATAGTAAATCGGCATATTCTCTAACTTTTGCTGTATCATTTGGATTTTTGGTAACATAATCTTCTAGTGATTTTAATCTATTCTTAAATTCTGATGTTACGTTTTGTCCTGTTGGTGATTGAGAATTATTCAATTGAGAATGAACATCATCGTTTGGCATTTGTTGTTCCGTGAATGAAGTGTTATTTATAGAATTTTCGTTTATTGCAAAGTAAACAATCCCAATTATTGCAAGAGCAGATACTAATAAATAAACATGTATTGATTTTAATTTCATTTTTTCTCTTAAATTTATTTTTGATTTAAGAAAAATAATCAATTTTATTTTTAAGAATTGCTATATTATTTCTTTATCATTTCCAAAACTAGTTTTTATTTTTCAAAACTAAAATAGTTTAATTCGAATATTTAGAATTTATGTTTTTTTAGAAAATTAAAATTTTATTTTCTAAAAATTTATAAATTTATTTCAATATTATTATTAATTTAGAGCAAAATTTAATCAGCAATTTTAAGGTGATAAATATGGCAGATTTTGAAAAACTTGGTGCATTTTATTTGGGAAAAATTTTTGATCCAACCTCAAATACTCTAAAAGATGATTTGGTTCTTTATGATTCAAAAGATTTAACAACCCATGCAGTGTGTGTTGGAATGACCGGAAGCGGAAAAACCGGTTTATGTATTTCCCTTCTTGAAGAAGCGGCAATTGATAATATCCCGGCTTTAGTTGTTGATCCAAAAGGTGATATAACAAATTTACTTCTCACTTTTCCAAATTTGGAAGGAAAAGATTTTCTTCCTTGGATTAATAAATCTGATGCGGAAAGAAAAGGAGTTTCTCCCGAGGAATTTGCCGATTCGCAAGCCCAACTCTGGAAAAACGGTTTGCAGCAATGGGGACAAGACGGAAACAGAATTAAAATGCTTCGAGAGAATTCAGATTTTATAATTTACACACCAGGAAGTACTGCAGGAATGCCGATTTCAATTTTGGATTCTTTCAAATCACCAAGTGACGAAATTATTGATGATGGAGATTTATTTGGTGATAAAATTTCAGCAACAACTGCAAGTTTACTAGGGTTATTGGGAATTGATGCAGATCCTTTAAAAAGTAAAGAACATATTTTGCTTTCAAATATCATTCAATTTCATTGGACAAATAAAAAAGATTTGGATTTGGCAACAATAATTCAAAATGTTCAAACTCCCCCATTTACAAAAATTGGTGTTTTTGATATTGAATCTTTCTATCCAGAAAAGGAAAGATTTGAATTAGCAATGCAGTTGAATAATATTTTGTCTGCACCGGGATTTCAAACTTGGTTAACCGGAGAACCGCTTGATATTGATAAACTTTTATACTCAAATTCCGGGAAACCAAAAACATCAATTTTTTATACTGCACATCTTTCAGATTCAGAAAGAATGTTTTTCACTTCTTTACTTTTAAATCAGCTTATTGGCTGGGTAAGAACTCAATCCGGCACAACAAGTTTACGAGCATTACTTTATGTTGATGAAATTTTTGGTTACTTACCTCCAGTTTCAAATCCACCGACAAAAAAACCATTTTTAACTTTGTTGAAACAGGCAAGAGCATTTGGAGTAGGATTAGTTTTGGCAACTCAAAATCCGGTTGATTTG
The nucleotide sequence above comes from Ignavibacteriota bacterium. Encoded proteins:
- a CDS encoding 1-(5-phosphoribosyl)-5-[(5-phosphoribosylamino)methylideneamino] imidazole-4-carboxamide isomerase; translation: MRKILVIPSIDIKDRKTVRVVQGIPELDCKEYGNDPVEMAMIWRSENAKVIHVVDFDLSREHSRKNLDLIGEICNSVIIPIEFGGGITNIDDAEEILNLGVFRLVIGSLAFSNPKEFKRIFEKFGPLKISAAIDVVNDELVVHARKEKAGISAVEFSKKLSEIGVNRFVVTDVLRNGMLDGPNIELCKKIADATNTKVTLSGGVSGFDDLMKVQENAECGIDSVIIGRALYENKFPCQKIWRVAESGIFD
- a CDS encoding tetratricopeptide repeat protein; translated protein: MKLKSIHVYLLVSALAIIGIVYFAINENSINNTSFTEQQMPNDDVHSQLNNSQSPTGQNVTSEFKNRLKSLEDYVTKNPNDTAKVREYADLLYGSHNPQKSIELYKTILSKDSKRTDILMSLAIIQFEQNNFAEAENYIYKILEVNPKSVEAIYNLGVMEARKGNFDKAKLNWTKIVNEFPNSKLVETAKTSLAKLDNKN
- a CDS encoding universal stress protein — translated: MESITKILVPVDFSNYSKNALRYAVNFSKKFNSKIYLVYVVEPVIYPSDFSMGQVTFPVTDTELNERAKEELETLAKEEIGSEIQVETIIRTGKPFVEINETARELDIDLIIIATHGHTGMEHLLFGSTAEKVVRKAPCPVLTLREPIKGYKFNPNEK
- a CDS encoding acyl-CoA dehydrogenase family protein — its product is MVNKEDLKMLREMVKDFTDSEIRPLAAQIDQNEEIPKELINKIAEVGMLGTAFPEEYGGGGFGEYGFCIAQEEVTKACGSTATFIGAHQSIGTNAIYIGGSEDLKYKYMHDLTAGKKIAAFALTEPDAGSDAFNLQTTAKFDGTKWILNGQKLWITNAAIADVYSVFARTEKGITGFVVERNFPGIIVGANEKKLGIKGSVTNTLTFENVEVPQENIIGADGRGFAIAMKTLDAGRIGIGAASVGAAKEMLRLSVEYANQRKQFGQPISKFEGIQFMISEMTTKIYAMESILYRAAEKYDNKDEVMQEAAMVKLFCSEAVSEVADMALQIHGGMGFSKELSIERFYRDARILRIFEGTSEIQKLVISRKTIKNNGIWKI
- a CDS encoding SMP-30/gluconolactonase/LRE family protein; this translates as MMKIIPIILFAFFININSQENIEFSEWELVVSNQQFPEGITYDQKGNLYSSNCNGNWLTRISETNIDTFLLASDSTFQKTNGMFAIPDGSILATDFGKGVILKIDENRKTHILINGFEGKKFNRPNDLTIDENGNLFFTDPKTWGPEIFDGRVFYYNFSTNLLKQVLDSIAFPNGIGISPKDGRLYLSESAKSRILSFKLNSNGTLEDKKIFVVIPGGDPDGLNFDEEGNLYVAHFGGGNIYVISPEGKILKKVKTPGLKPSNVEFAGKDLMTFYITEDETNSIYKCRVNKKGFNIF